A window of Rosa rugosa chromosome 7, drRosRugo1.1, whole genome shotgun sequence genomic DNA:
ACCACTTAATAAGTGTCCTACTACTTCAGAACACAAAATGACACTAAGGTCAAGCCTCGACCAACCAACACAAAAGCAACACCAAAACCACACATGACATTGCACACACAATCAAAGTGGTAGAGATTCCACTGCCACACATTGAAAGACGTATCACGTAACCAGCACACATCACCACACTCTGAACTCTGCTAACTAATAGGAAACACTCTAGTCCGTCCACGGAGGCGGCTGTCTCTACTGGGTCCCCTGCCCACTAGCCTGAGGTCTGGTACACTCTCTGGCTACATGCCCAGTCTGGCCACATCTAAAGCATACCTTGCTCCTCGGCTTCGTGCACGCTCTGGAAACATGGCCTAACTCGCCGCAGTTGAAACATCTCAGGTGTGCTACCTGCCCAACAAGTGCAGCTGCTACCCTAGCGGGCTCCTGCTGATGAGTCCTCCGCCTCTTCCAGGACCCACCCTGAGTATCTGGCTCACTACTGCTCTCCACAACTACCTTTCCCCTTCCTCGTGAATCTCCCATAGTAGTCATCTCCCCTCGAGACGTCAGAAGTTCCTGTTCAAATCCAAGAGCACTAGCAAAGATAAGTGCCACAGTAGGCAACTGAAAAGGAGTCACCCAATCTCTGATCACCAGGTTCAGTCCCCGTTGGAACTTCCGAGCCAAAGACACTGGATCCATCGGCCTAACAAACCGGTACAACTGTGAGAACCGAGCCTCATAGTCCTTGACACTCATAGTCCCCTGGATTAGAGAAATAAAGTCAACCTCTAATTTCTCCCTCCTAGAAGTGGGAAGGTACATGTCCCGAAAGAGTTCCACAAAACCCTCCCAAGTCATGGTCGATATGTTCCTAGTCTTCATCACAGAATCCCACCACCGTCCTGCCTCACCCTGGAGAAGGAACGTAGCTGTAATCTTCTTCTCCATGTCGGTACAGACGACCATATCATAGTAGGTCTCCATGTTCTCAATCCACTGATCGGCCAACAAGTAATCTGTACCACCCTGAAACGCCACTGCCCCCAGTTTAGTGACCTCCCTAGTCAGCCTAGTTAGTTGAGTAGCATCTACTGTCTCAACAATAGATGGAACAGGTTGCACCACCTCCTTCTCAAGATAGAACTCCTCTTTAGGGGTAACCATGCCGCTACCCCTGACCCTGCCTCTCTGAGGATCCATCACCTAAGAATCATACCCACACTTGGTTAACACTTGTATAAAATCTAAACACATGAATAAGTCATATACAAGAACTGTATTAACCAAGATACAAACACAAGGAGGATACATTTCTATAAACAAATCCCTTAAGTATAACAAGAAATCAATCTAGAGGTTCCTATTCTCAAAAGACTACAACTCaagaagctacacaaagctCCAACACTTCACCTACAGAGCCGACCTATGCTCTGACGACTTAACGTTCTAGACGACACTTAACCTTCTCACATACCtgatgactatatcaataccgaagagtatagGATGGGGAttcgctgcagacgggccattaCACGAGTAGTATTGactatcaccaaatatgtaccttatgctctaataccaaactgtcacgccctgaattttgaataaaaaaatcaaattcgaAACGCGAAACGCGAAACTTAACTACATTGTTC
This region includes:
- the LOC133720788 gene encoding uncharacterized protein LOC133720788; protein product: MDPQRGRVRGSGMVTPKEEFYLEKEVVQPVPSIVETVDATQLTRLTREVTKLGAVAFQGGTDYLLADQWIENMETYYDMVVCTDMEKKITATFLLQGEAGRWWDSVMKTRNISTMTWEGFVELFRDMYLPTSRREKLEVDFISLIQGTMSVKDYEARFSQLYRFVRPMDPVSLARKFQRGLNLVIRDWVTPFQLPTVALIFASALGFEQELLTSRGEMTTMGDSRGRGKVVVESSSEPDTQGGSWKRRRTHQQEPARVAAALVGQVAHLRCFNCGELGHVSRACTKPRSKVCFRCGQTGHVARECTRPQASGQGTQ